The following coding sequences are from one Phoenix dactylifera cultivar Barhee BC4 unplaced genomic scaffold, palm_55x_up_171113_PBpolish2nd_filt_p 000437F, whole genome shotgun sequence window:
- the LOC120106038 gene encoding protein PAM68, chloroplastic-like: MESFAFLRIYPLAPLQTAPSSHSSPPLFPLLLRRHPPPLRRPTPPATAALKSPRGFGPAPQKTKKRLKRKSSPPNEDDDEEEEESENEGTIPEVVTNRMMRRMGFSVGIPLAFGLLFFPFFYYLKVVSKIDVPTWIPFLVSFFFFGSALLGVSYGIVSASWDPLREGSLLGWNEARRNWPVFWQSLWGGGKK; this comes from the coding sequence atGGAGTCCTTCGCCTTCCTCCGGATCTACCCACTCGCCCCTCTCCAAACCGCTCCCTCGTCCCACTCCTCGCCACCCCttttccctctcctcctccgccgccatcCCCCGCCCCTCCGCCGCCCTACTCCGCCGGCGACGGCGGCCCTCAAGAGCCCTCGCGGCTTCGGCCCCGCGCCCCAGAAGACCAAGAAGCGATTGAAGCGGAAGAGCTCACCACCCAACGAGGACGATgacgaggaagaagaagaatcggagaACGAGGGAACGATTCCTGAGGTGGTCACCAACCGGATGATGCGGCGAATGGGTTTCTCGGTAGGGATTCCTCTCGCTTTcggcctcctcttcttccccttcttctatTACCTCAAGGTTGTCTCCAAGATCGACGTGCCCACCTGGATCCCATTCCtcgtttccttcttcttctttggctccGCCCTTCTTGGGGTCAGCTATGGGATCGTTTCGGCGAGCTGGGACCCTCTCCGGGAGGGCTCGCTTCTTGGATGGAACGAGGCTCGCCGGAATTGGCCCGTCTTCTGGCAGTCGCTCTGGGGCGGCGGAAAGAAGTAG